One Falco biarmicus isolate bFalBia1 chromosome 13, bFalBia1.pri, whole genome shotgun sequence genomic region harbors:
- the LOC130158080 gene encoding uncharacterized protein LOC130158080, with protein sequence MEMSDCAGDAKPRWLCWKGFDFGTFCLWLGRGLFAGGLGRREGNNAKPLQALARLGFARGCRGRGPITPAFPRTSMEMYDPVCKSVEISTSLSPSLEYLFRAGLLRGCSPEGWLSTSKAHLSSPVGFGGCGVRWRGAGGRHAPRCHSRAVAINRNLFTRITTAGHGALGPLMQLLRATDSATAEPRGAATLNAKSPACDAVAAAGAGAQRSPVPAGRPVAARGLLLGVVIWQRPEVEHGFCSSSTFMGEMSRSARPPPSRACIRVSILSPLLTGTQRAATSSPSGLGTGRPGCLCGVFGLSALVLYLLFPALHHPGPGHSSLVAPATHSHLPLLPAVPQSSPGPRSASQGASGCRG encoded by the exons ATGGAAATGTCGGACTGTGCTGGGGATGCAAAACCGCGCTGGCTTTGCTGGAAGGGGTTTGATTTCGGCACTTTTTGCCTCTGGCTGGGCAGAGGCCTCTTTgccggtgggctggggcggcggGAGGGCAATAATGCAAAACCTTTGCAAGCCCTGGCTCGGCTGGGCTTTGCAAGGGGGTGCAGAGGGAGGGGGCCCATCACCCCGGCCTTCCCCCGGACCTCTATGGAAATGTATGACCCTGTATGTAAATCCGTCGAGATTTCTACCTCTCTGTCCCCCAGCCTTGAGTATTTATTCCGAGCGGGCCTGCTGCGCGGTTGCTCTCCGGAGGGGTGGCTCAGCACATCCAAGGCTCATTTGTCTTCCCCCGTCGGGtttgggggctgtggggtgcggtggcggggagcagggggaaggcaCGCTCCGCGATGCCATTCCCGGGCCGTTGCAATTAATAGAAATTTGTTTACGAGAATAACCACCGCAGGTCACGGTGCCCTCGGTCCACTAATGCAATTGCTCAGAGCTACTGATTCAGCTACCGCCGAGCCCCGCGGAGCGGCCACCTTGAACGCAAAGTCCCCAg CTTGTGACGCTGTCGCTGCAGCCGGAGCGGGTGCCCAGCGGAGCCCGGTGCCCGCGGGACGGCCGGTAGCAGCGAGGGGGCTGCTGCTCGGGGTTGTGATTTGGCAGAGACCCGAGGTCGAGCACGGCTTCTGTTCAAGTAGCACTTTTATGGGGGAGATGTCTCGCTCTGCCCGGCCACCGCCAAGCCGGGCTTGCATCAGAGTTTCCATCCTCTCCCCCCTCCTTACAGGGACGCAGagagcagccaccagcagcccctctgGGCTGGGAACTGGGCGGCCTGGGTGCCTCTGTGGCGTTTTTGGCCTTTCTGCTCTGGTTCTGTAccttctcttccctgctctccATCACCCAGGGCCCGGCCACAGCTCTCTGGTGGCTCCTGCCACCCACTCCCACCTCCCACTGCTTCCTGCTGTCCCCCAAAGCAGCCCAGGTCCCCGCAGTGCCTCACAGGGGGCTTCGGGGTGCCGGGGATAG